A region of the Candidatus Neomarinimicrobiota bacterium genome:
GCCTCTTCGGGTACATCCCGTTCACCCAGCAGGTCGTGTTCTTTTCGTGTATGATGAACCACATCCGTCCCTTCCGGGGACTGCACATGGATCATGCTGTGGGCAAAGGCTTTGTAGGCATTTTTCTGAAGTCTATCGTAAATCTCTTTGTAATGGTTACGCAGCTTTTCCAGCCCCTGAAAATCCAGTTCCAGGGTTTTCAGCACCGTTGCTGCCTGTCCGGATGTCTTGTGGGGGGAATGATCCTGCCGGAGTATCCGTTCCGATATCACGGATCCTGCCTGATACATGGCTTTTGGCATCATTTCATCCCCGATCCCCTGGAGGATGGTCAGGCGTCCGCTGAGAATGATGTACAAGGCTTCCCGGGGCATGCTTTCGTGAAACAGAAATTCATCTTTCGGATAGGTTTTAACCCGGGAAAGCCTTACCACAATGTCCAGATCCTTTTTTTGAAATGATTTGAAAAGGGGCTGACTTTCCAGGATTGCCAGGATTTCATTTTTTTTCATGGCTCATTACCTGTTTATAATTGACGGGATAATTTACACAAGCCCCGGCAAAGAGAAACAGGACTTTTTTACTTTCTATAATGAACATAAGTTCATAATATAACATCTTATACTTGGAGGAAGAGCGATGAAAATCTTATTTCCATCAACAGGCGAGAATCTTGATTCAGAGATGGACAACCGTTTTGCACGGGCGGACTGGTTTGTTGTAGTAGATACGGAAACCATGGAATCTTACGCTTTATGGAACGGAGAAAAAGAAGGCGGACATGGTGTAGGCCGTGTCGTGGCTCAGTATGTGATGGATGCCGGTGTGGATATGGTTGTGGCTCCCCAGATAGGCCCCAAGGCCATGTCTGCTCTCGAAAGTGCCGGTGTCCGGACAATAACCGGTAAAAACGGCATAATTCGTCGTATCGTGGAAGATATTGTGGCTGATCAATGAATCTGGCAATCGTCAGCGGAAAAGGGGGAACAGGTAAAACCACCCTTGCATCAAACCTTGCGGCGTATTTGTCCCGACAGCGGGATGTCCGTCTTTTGGATGCCGATGCCGAGGAGCCCAATGCCGTTTTGTTTTTTCGGGCGGATATCCATCGGGATGTGGCGGTGTCCGTAATGGTTCCGGAAATCCTTCATGAAAAATGCACCCGTTGCCGTAAATGTGTGGATATATGTGAATATAATGCCCTGATGATGACCCGGAAAGGAGTCCTGTTGAGTCCGGATTTGTGCCATAGTTGCAAGGCATGTATGTATGTGTGTCCCGAAAAGGCAATTCTTGAAAAGCCCCGGGAAATCGGTCGGATACGTGAGTATGTGTGTGACGGTTATCCCCGTCTTCATGTGATTGAGGGAGATTTGCATCGTGGGGAGAGCCGTGTTACTCCGGTTATTGATGAGGTTTTGAGTTATGCGGGTCCATGTACCATCGTGGATGCCCCACCGGGAACTTCCTGTCCTGTTGTAGAAACGGTAAAACATGCAGACCGTGTTTTGGTCGTAACGGAATCGACACCTTTTGGTTTGCACGATCTGAAAGGTGTTGCATCCATGCTTCGTTTGATTCGACGTCCTTTTCAGGTTGTAATTAACCGTCATGGACAGGGGGATAACGGAGTGGAAACCTGGTGCCGGGAAGAGGGGATTCCTGTTTTATTGAAAATTCCTTTTCGGGAAGATTATGCCAATGTGATCGCCGGCGGCGGTTTATTGATTGAACATTTTCCCCGGTTTCGGGAGGATATAGCCCGCCTGGCAAAAGATATGTGCAGAAAGGTATTATGAAAGAACTTGTGGTCATCAGTGGAAAAGGGGGAACAGGCAAGACCAGCATCACAGGGGCTCTGGCTGTTTTATGGCCCGATGCCGTTTTTGCCGATTGTGATGTGGATGCCTCAAATTTGCCCATCCTCCTGAATCCGGAAATCCGTGAAAAAATGCCCTTCAGCGGTGGGAAAAAGGCAAGAATTTTGGAGGATAACTGCACAGGATGCGGCTTGTGCGAGTCCTTGTGCAGTTTTCATGCCATTTCTCAGGTGGGTAACGGTATGTACCAGGTGGACTCTCTTGCCTGTGAAGGGTGCGGTTTGTGTTTTCGTGCGTGTCCCACGAATGCCATCCGTTTTGAACCTGTTATAAACGGGGATTTGTATGTTTCCCATACAGTCTGGGGAAAACTTATTCATGCAGATTTATACCCCGGTGAAGAGAATTCAGGAAAGCTGGTAACGGCGGTACGGCAGAAAGCCGGGGAAATTGCAGATGCGGAGGGGAAAACGTGGATTCTCACGGATGGGGCACCGGGGACAGGTTGCCCGGTCATTGCTTCCCTTACCGGAGCCACAGGTGTCCTTATTGTGACTGAACCGGGGGTCTCGGCTATCCATGATCTGGAGCGGATCGTGGAATTGACAAATTATTTTTCTATTCCTGCCATGATACTCATCAACAAGGCAGATATTTCTCCTGAACAGAGAAAGCGTATCCGGGCCATTGCCAAAAGGGAGTCTATACCGGTTTTGGGAGAGATTCCTTATCATTCGTCCTTTACTCAGTCCCAGATCAAGGGACAACCTGTCACCCTGGAAGGCGAACCGGAACTG
Encoded here:
- a CDS encoding ATP-binding protein, whose amino-acid sequence is MKELVVISGKGGTGKTSITGALAVLWPDAVFADCDVDASNLPILLNPEIREKMPFSGGKKARILEDNCTGCGLCESLCSFHAISQVGNGMYQVDSLACEGCGLCFRACPTNAIRFEPVINGDLYVSHTVWGKLIHADLYPGEENSGKLVTAVRQKAGEIADAEGKTWILTDGAPGTGCPVIASLTGATGVLIVTEPGVSAIHDLERIVELTNYFSIPAMILINKADISPEQRKRIRAIAKRESIPVLGEIPYHSSFTQSQIKGQPVTLEGEPELRRLFEDLRQDILEKLA
- a CDS encoding ATP-binding protein, producing the protein MNLAIVSGKGGTGKTTLASNLAAYLSRQRDVRLLDADAEEPNAVLFFRADIHRDVAVSVMVPEILHEKCTRCRKCVDICEYNALMMTRKGVLLSPDLCHSCKACMYVCPEKAILEKPREIGRIREYVCDGYPRLHVIEGDLHRGESRVTPVIDEVLSYAGPCTIVDAPPGTSCPVVETVKHADRVLVVTESTPFGLHDLKGVASMLRLIRRPFQVVINRHGQGDNGVETWCREEGIPVLLKIPFREDYANVIAGGGLLIEHFPRFREDIARLAKDMCRKVL
- a CDS encoding NifB/NifX family molybdenum-iron cluster-binding protein, which produces MKILFPSTGENLDSEMDNRFARADWFVVVDTETMESYALWNGEKEGGHGVGRVVAQYVMDAGVDMVVAPQIGPKAMSALESAGVRTITGKNGIIRRIVEDIVADQ